The Triticum aestivum cultivar Chinese Spring chromosome 7B, IWGSC CS RefSeq v2.1, whole genome shotgun sequence genome window below encodes:
- the LOC123156812 gene encoding centromere/kinetochore protein zw10 homolog isoform X1 has protein sequence MADDVRELLLSTTADADPSTPLSAPDLRLLIDHLRHRSDRLHASALSFASSNREPLASALLRAASSAASSASLQSSLQSALSPLSSSPDLSDLRSLSDRLVAARRELRERQEHLAAASSVASLSARLRAARASANPLDAAAAAAELKPLLVNPEGSGSGGDEPVVFGLLRGEWEQLVDELQVGLSKNVEECVEFASDGGKVVVRAGPSGSSSGTPGVALRVALQALEIIDSLDYGMAKVADLMVKHVFLPAISNISVTVSVEVLEKSGSTYPASVLSIVPSEELQGYKDGSVLYSRIIDVIKFACKFICVENITWTQSFAKLTWSRISDLVITHFLSKAVPDEASKLIEFQDVIRSTAEFENTLRGMIFILPDRKDGKLTQFVDDVEVHFAVRKRNEILVKARYILVQYDYKNPLCLLLQASDDHGDSVVDLLFQPEKCFISKSALQLMKLVHGALKDACLSSARVAKEFCYAARDALLLYKAIVPVQLEKQLNSISPVAAIIHNDFYHLSQEILGLAFEYRADFPSGQQKLVVFVDLAPIFSQMADGILRRQIQLATANLSEAIDGADGFQNTHQSQHCESAKFSIEQVVFILEKIHIMWESVLPRSIYRRSMFHVLGPVFSRITKDMLLIDDMAAEETLQLQGLIHLALENLSSLFLSLVENDDDEKFLDHHTWVQLDESIPSLKKFRKLAELLDMSLKSITAAWESGELANCGFTSSEMRNFIKAIFADSPLRKECLGWIAATPA, from the exons ATGGCCGACGACGTTCGCGAGCTCCTTCTCTCGACCACCGCCGACGCCGACCCCTCCACCCCGCTATCCGCGCCTGACCTCCGCCTCCTCATCGACCACCTCCGCCACCGCTCCGACCGCCTGCACGCCTCCGCCCTCTCCTTCGCCTCCTCCAACCGCGAGCCGCTCGCCTCCGCGCTGCTCCGAGCCGCCAGCTCCGCGGCCTCGTCAGCGTCCCTCCAGTCCTCCCTCCAGTCGGCGCTCTCCCCGCTCTCATCCTCCCCGGACCTGTCCGACCTCAGGTCCCTCTCTGATCGCCTCGTAGCGGCCCGCCGCGAGCTCCGCGAGCGCCAGGAGCACCTCGCTGCCGCATCCTCCGTAGCTTCTCTCTCTGCGCGGCTTCGCGCCGCTCGCGCCTCAGCCAACCCCCTTgatgctgccgctgccgccgccgagcTCAAGCCCCTCCTGGTGAACCCTGAGGGATCTGGATCCGGTGGGGACGAGCCAGTCGTGTTTGGGCTTCTTCGGGGCGAATGGGAGCAGCTCGTCGACGAG CTGCAAGTAGGACTTTCGAAGAATGTGGAGGAGTGCGTGGAGTTTGCATCGGATGGAGGGAAGGTAGTGGTGAGGGCTGGACCGAGCGGCAGTTCAAGTGGAACGCCCGGTGTTGCGCTTCGTGTGGCGCTGCAGGCATTGGAA ATAATTGATTCTCTAGACTATGGGATGGCAAAAGTCGCAGACTTGATGGTAAAGCATGTTTTTCTTCCAGCAATCAGCAACATATCTGTCACAGTTTCTGTAGAAGTGCTTGAGAAAAGTGGCTCCACATACCCAGCATCAGTCTTGAGTATAGTCCCCTCAGAGGAACTACAG GGCTACAAAGATGGTTCAGTCCTTTACTCAAGAATAATTGATGTCATCAAGTTTGCTTGCAAGTTCATTTGTGTGGAAAATATCACATGGACGCAGTCCTTTGCAAAGTTAACCTGGTCAAGAATTTCTGATCTGGTTATCACACATTTTCTCTCTAAG GCTGTTCCGGATGAGGCGTCCAAGCTGATTGAGTTCCAAGATGTTATAAGGAGTACAGCTGAATTTGAGAATACCCTCAGgggtatgatatttattttgccTGACAGAAAGGATGGCAAGTTAACCCAATTTGTTGATGATGTTGAAGTTCATTTTGCTGTAAGGAAGAGAAATGAGATCTTAGTGAAAGCAAGATACATTCTTGTACAATATGACTACAAGAATCCTCTT TGCTTGCTATTGCAGGCATCAGATGACCATGGAGATTCTGTTGTTGATTTACTTTTCCAGCCAGAGAAGTGTTTTATATCTAAATCAGCACTTCAGTTAATGAAATTGGTCCATGGAGCCCTCAAG GATGCTTGTTTGTCGTCCGCAAGAGTCGCAAAGGAGTTTTGCTATGCTGCTAGGGATGCCTTGCTCTTGTATAAGGCTATTGTGCCAGTTCAG CTAGAGAAGCAACTCAATAGTATCAGTCCGGTGGCTGCCATCATTCACAATGACTTCTACCATTTGTCCCAAGAAATTCTTGGTCTTGCATTTGAG TACCGTGCAGATTTTCCTAGTGGTCAACAAAAACTAGTTGTTTTTGTGGATTTAGCTCCAATCTTCTCCCAGATGGCAGATGGTATACTGAGAAGACAAATACAGCTTGCAACGGCTAACTTAAGCGAG GCTATAGATGGCGCTGATGGTTTTCAGAACACGCACCAATCTCAGCATTGTGAATCAGCAAAATTTAGTATTGAGCAG GTGGTGTTCATTTTAGAGAAGATACACATTATGTGGGAATCGGTACTGCCTAGGTCAATTTACAGGAGAAGTATGTTTCATGTCCTTGGACCTGTCTTTTCTAGAATTACAAAGGACATGCTTCTGATAGATGACATGGCAGCAGAGGAGACCTTACAG CTGCAAGGCCTTATACATTTGGCTCTTGAAAACCTCTCCTCACTATTTCTGTCCCTGGTTGAGAACGATGATGATGAGAAGTTCTTGGATCATCATACCTGGGTCCAGCTGGATGAGAGTATACCATCGTTGAAGAAGTTCCGAAAACTAGCAG AGTTGCTTGATATGTCGTTGAAGTCCATCACAGCTGCTTGGGAAAGCGGGGAGCTAGCTAACTGTGGTTTCACATCATCTGAG ATGCGGAATTTCATCAAAGCAATTTTCGCCGATTCACCTCTTCGAAAGGAGTGCTTAGGCTGGATCGCCGCGACCCCAGCTTAG
- the LOC123156812 gene encoding centromere/kinetochore protein zw10 homolog isoform X2, translated as MADDVRELLLSTTADADPSTPLSAPDLRLLIDHLRHRSDRLHASALSFASSNREPLASALLRAASSAASSASLQSSLQSALSPLSSSPDLSDLRSLSDRLVAARRELRERQEHLAAASSVASLSARLRAARASANPLDAAAAAAELKPLLVNPEGSGSGGDEPVVFGLLRGEWEQLVDELQVGLSKNVEECVEFASDGGKVVVRAGPSGSSSGTPGVALRVALQALEIIDSLDYGMAKVADLMVKHVFLPAISNISVTVSVEVLEKSGSTYPASVLSIVPSEELQGYKDGSVLYSRIIDVIKFACKFICVENITWTQSFAKLTWSRISDLVITHFLSKAVPDEASKLIEFQDVIRSTAEFENTLRGMIFILPDRKDGKLTQFVDDVEVHFAVRKRNEILVKARYILVQYDYKNPLASDDHGDSVVDLLFQPEKCFISKSALQLMKLVHGALKDACLSSARVAKEFCYAARDALLLYKAIVPVQLEKQLNSISPVAAIIHNDFYHLSQEILGLAFEYRADFPSGQQKLVVFVDLAPIFSQMADGILRRQIQLATANLSEAIDGADGFQNTHQSQHCESAKFSIEQVVFILEKIHIMWESVLPRSIYRRSMFHVLGPVFSRITKDMLLIDDMAAEETLQLQGLIHLALENLSSLFLSLVENDDDEKFLDHHTWVQLDESIPSLKKFRKLAELLDMSLKSITAAWESGELANCGFTSSEMRNFIKAIFADSPLRKECLGWIAATPA; from the exons ATGGCCGACGACGTTCGCGAGCTCCTTCTCTCGACCACCGCCGACGCCGACCCCTCCACCCCGCTATCCGCGCCTGACCTCCGCCTCCTCATCGACCACCTCCGCCACCGCTCCGACCGCCTGCACGCCTCCGCCCTCTCCTTCGCCTCCTCCAACCGCGAGCCGCTCGCCTCCGCGCTGCTCCGAGCCGCCAGCTCCGCGGCCTCGTCAGCGTCCCTCCAGTCCTCCCTCCAGTCGGCGCTCTCCCCGCTCTCATCCTCCCCGGACCTGTCCGACCTCAGGTCCCTCTCTGATCGCCTCGTAGCGGCCCGCCGCGAGCTCCGCGAGCGCCAGGAGCACCTCGCTGCCGCATCCTCCGTAGCTTCTCTCTCTGCGCGGCTTCGCGCCGCTCGCGCCTCAGCCAACCCCCTTgatgctgccgctgccgccgccgagcTCAAGCCCCTCCTGGTGAACCCTGAGGGATCTGGATCCGGTGGGGACGAGCCAGTCGTGTTTGGGCTTCTTCGGGGCGAATGGGAGCAGCTCGTCGACGAG CTGCAAGTAGGACTTTCGAAGAATGTGGAGGAGTGCGTGGAGTTTGCATCGGATGGAGGGAAGGTAGTGGTGAGGGCTGGACCGAGCGGCAGTTCAAGTGGAACGCCCGGTGTTGCGCTTCGTGTGGCGCTGCAGGCATTGGAA ATAATTGATTCTCTAGACTATGGGATGGCAAAAGTCGCAGACTTGATGGTAAAGCATGTTTTTCTTCCAGCAATCAGCAACATATCTGTCACAGTTTCTGTAGAAGTGCTTGAGAAAAGTGGCTCCACATACCCAGCATCAGTCTTGAGTATAGTCCCCTCAGAGGAACTACAG GGCTACAAAGATGGTTCAGTCCTTTACTCAAGAATAATTGATGTCATCAAGTTTGCTTGCAAGTTCATTTGTGTGGAAAATATCACATGGACGCAGTCCTTTGCAAAGTTAACCTGGTCAAGAATTTCTGATCTGGTTATCACACATTTTCTCTCTAAG GCTGTTCCGGATGAGGCGTCCAAGCTGATTGAGTTCCAAGATGTTATAAGGAGTACAGCTGAATTTGAGAATACCCTCAGgggtatgatatttattttgccTGACAGAAAGGATGGCAAGTTAACCCAATTTGTTGATGATGTTGAAGTTCATTTTGCTGTAAGGAAGAGAAATGAGATCTTAGTGAAAGCAAGATACATTCTTGTACAATATGACTACAAGAATCCTCTT GCATCAGATGACCATGGAGATTCTGTTGTTGATTTACTTTTCCAGCCAGAGAAGTGTTTTATATCTAAATCAGCACTTCAGTTAATGAAATTGGTCCATGGAGCCCTCAAG GATGCTTGTTTGTCGTCCGCAAGAGTCGCAAAGGAGTTTTGCTATGCTGCTAGGGATGCCTTGCTCTTGTATAAGGCTATTGTGCCAGTTCAG CTAGAGAAGCAACTCAATAGTATCAGTCCGGTGGCTGCCATCATTCACAATGACTTCTACCATTTGTCCCAAGAAATTCTTGGTCTTGCATTTGAG TACCGTGCAGATTTTCCTAGTGGTCAACAAAAACTAGTTGTTTTTGTGGATTTAGCTCCAATCTTCTCCCAGATGGCAGATGGTATACTGAGAAGACAAATACAGCTTGCAACGGCTAACTTAAGCGAG GCTATAGATGGCGCTGATGGTTTTCAGAACACGCACCAATCTCAGCATTGTGAATCAGCAAAATTTAGTATTGAGCAG GTGGTGTTCATTTTAGAGAAGATACACATTATGTGGGAATCGGTACTGCCTAGGTCAATTTACAGGAGAAGTATGTTTCATGTCCTTGGACCTGTCTTTTCTAGAATTACAAAGGACATGCTTCTGATAGATGACATGGCAGCAGAGGAGACCTTACAG CTGCAAGGCCTTATACATTTGGCTCTTGAAAACCTCTCCTCACTATTTCTGTCCCTGGTTGAGAACGATGATGATGAGAAGTTCTTGGATCATCATACCTGGGTCCAGCTGGATGAGAGTATACCATCGTTGAAGAAGTTCCGAAAACTAGCAG AGTTGCTTGATATGTCGTTGAAGTCCATCACAGCTGCTTGGGAAAGCGGGGAGCTAGCTAACTGTGGTTTCACATCATCTGAG ATGCGGAATTTCATCAAAGCAATTTTCGCCGATTCACCTCTTCGAAAGGAGTGCTTAGGCTGGATCGCCGCGACCCCAGCTTAG
- the LOC123156814 gene encoding 60S acidic ribosomal protein P2A → MRFVAAYLLATLGGNSSPTKDDVRAILGSVGAEVEEGKLDALFKEVEGKDLAELLAAGREKFAFAPSGGAGAAMGASPVAAGDAAEEKKEKAQEKKEEEEEEEDLDMFSLFD, encoded by the coding sequence ATGAGGTTCGTCGCCGCGTACCTGCTCGCCACCCTGGGCGGCAACTCGAGCCCGACCAAGGACGACGTCCGAGCCATCCTCGGCTCCGTGGGCGCCGAGGTGGAGGAGGGCAAGCTCGACGCCCTCTTCAAGGAGGTGGAGGGCAAGGACCTGgccgagctcctcgccgccggcaggGAGAAGTTCGCCTTTGCGCCCAGTGGCGGCGCCGGGGCGGCCATGGGCGCGTCCCCCGTCGCCGCCGGTGACGCTgccgaggagaagaaggagaaggcccaggagaagaaggaagaggaggaggaggaggaggacctcgACATGTTCAGCCTCTTCGACTGA